The Daphnia pulex isolate KAP4 chromosome 6, ASM2113471v1 genome contains the following window.
TACGTTCCTGCCGCAGCGGACAACCGAGGCGCCGTCAAATTGAAGGTGAAATAGGCCTCGTtgattcttctattttcttcatAGAAAACTCCGAAACCGTATTCAAAAAACACCAATACGGCCAAAGCCGTAATCGCTACTTTGTAGCAATGTGTCCGTATAAAGCCGCAGAACATGGCGTCGATATTTACATCTGATGTAGCCAGGTTCCAAAACCATTAAAGGAGAAAAGGAGCTAGTAAAGTAGAAACATGGCCAACGTCGTCGCCAACTTCCTGAGTCACTTGGCACCACAATGGATGGTGACGTTTGTCCCTTATCTGACTATCGATGCTATCAAGtagaaaaaaacgggagatTCGGCGACTTCAGCTCAATTTGCAAATCAATAGAGCCAGAGATCGATTAAATCTATAAATGCAGAGTCTAGGAGATAGAGGCCGAAGAGCCGATGCTGAAAGAACACGTTCAATTCTCACAGCCGGTAGAATCCTGATGGCACCTAACTGACGCAATCATGGCAAGTCACGAACTACCGCATCatctgtgaaaaaaaaaagatggaataaaataataataaaagaatgacaATACAACACAAACATGGCGACAGAGAAGACGGtcagttttcaaaatcttAAGCACGTCGGCAAAAAGCTGCAACAGTATACCGTTGGTCGGTGGTTTCTATGACAACGAGCAAGCCTCTTTCAGCCTAGACGTTTAGGGAAGCTGAAGTATTCAATGTACTGTAAAACTGAACTAGACTTTATCACACAGACTGTATTGAAAACTATGTTTACCGTTGATAACGATAAGATATACCATCTTTaaaaacacacagcacagattgttctttctatttcatttgCTGTATTGACAGCAATTCAGTGTGTGTACGCCGTATGACAGGCAGTCGAGCGATATGGACGATGAACGGATGAACGAATCGATAAGCTGTTTTACCATGCACAACAGAGGTTTCACGAACGTAAGTTGAATTAAGCCGGGATAGCTGGCTAAATCTAGACTTTAACGACTACGACTAACTCGAAGAAGAAACGATGCCCAACACATAtatacacaaacacacataCAGTTTACATTTGTGCAGTTACACAAGTGACGTGCTCGCCCCTGTACGACGCCTTTCGGTACTTTCCCTGTCAAACACACCTAACCCACTAACATCCTTcgtgagaaaaaaatccgCCCCTTTCTCCTCGACTGGTTCTGTCAGAGTACACACGTACGTAACCGAGGCCTAACACCAATATTCCATTTTGATATTCAACACCAAAAAATCTGAGGTGCTCCCAGGCCGGGTCTAATTACGAACTTCACACAAATTACCTTAGCTGTACAGGATCTGATTTGATGAATCCGTAAAACACATGGGGCAGAGTTAAGAAAGCTATACAATATGTATGACAGGTAGCTCGTTCACCTGCTTTCACTCTTAACAACAGTCCCAGAACAACTGTTTTGTGTCACTTTTACCACTTTCTGAAGAGTTTCTCTGCAAGCAAACAGCTGATCGAACacagccatctagcggctaaGAGTtgcaataaaaatgtaaaaataccTTACGCAAGGCACGACACGGtacgaataaaaaagagtttaaactttaaaccaaataaataCGTTGAAATATAATGATATTAAATAGtattaaaaatacaatacataaaaaaatatttttggggtttccTGCTACATATTTCAtgagaaaaacccaaaaaaaagtctgaaataaaatagataaaaacacatttgacATTCCGAGATAATTTCCCAACATTGGTAATCGAAACAGCAGGAAGCAAAATTTCGAAACCGTGCATTGTGCCGGATTATTTTCCTTAAAGACGCCAAAATGCTAACTGATTCAAATGAGGACGAAATAACCGAAAAATGGTCTTGTAGTTTATTCCTAAATCATCACTGTTATACACTCATTTGTTGGGCGAGGTTCGCATCTAATTAGTTAAAAGTTTAGATATGAGTAAGTTGAACAGACACGAAAGGATGGGAGTCAAAACacagtgggggggggggggggtgtacAGAAGCTACATTATATGCTAATTATTAATGGGAAGAGGGCAAGATTCGATGCGAACAGGTTCAATCAGGTAAATAAAGAAGAGTGAACTTGCACATTGACAGAGAATACATGAAAAGATATGAAACGAAAGCAGAAATACACGAAAGCCCAGCTCCTGGCTGatgaatgaagaagaagaagaagaaaaaaaaatgacgctCAACTGTACAAATATTTGTTAAAGGGGTgtgttgtcttttctttttctttactttattttatagaGGGAAATGGACGAGAAGGTAAGGGGGAAACAAGTGACTAACACTGCtgatagtgtgtgtgtgtgtgtgtattcttCAAGGAAATGCGATTGTTTTGTGCCATTTAGGAGATTTGGAATTTATGCTGGGAGGCCACGAAGATTGGATTTAACAACGCAATCGACAACCCATCGCCTtaagtttgttgttgtgttttcgCAAAATTGGTGAGTCTAAATATCATCTGCTCAATGGCGTTTATTTCTGTCTCATTCATGTCTCGTGGAAAAATGCATCATtccactcttcttctttccattcaaGTCCAAATGGAGGTTAATTGCACCAGAACGGAGCACCGTGTAAGGTATACAATCATCAAGCACTTGTGTTACAAAAGATCCAAAAATTAGTTGTGAACCGATAACCCACAAGAAGATATATTTAATCATACCTGGTCTCATCATCCCAATCTGACCCAGAACCAGAGTCAGAACCTGACTCGGAATCAGAAATCTCCATAGCCACTCGACGGGCTAGAATAGAGGCGACATCGTGAAGAGCATCCATTCGACCCTTTTCACCTTGCTGTTGCTGTCCCTTCTCTACTTTACGTAACGATAtacctacaaaaaaaaaaagagtaaaccAGTTTTTAGTTTCGTTTTGAGTCAATAACCGactcaaatttaaattaccatCTCGAATGGCCTTAAGAAGGTCACTCCGTCCATCAAGCGCTGGAACAGGAATAGGAGGTCCACGGGGGGTCAATTTGGCCGCTTGCAACAACAGAGGCGATGATTGAATCGCTTCAACCACTCCCCTTCCTGGTGATCCTTTGGGCGGCGAAGTGCTCGACAATTTGTTGATATCGCCATTAGCCACAACGTGACCATTGTCACGCGGTGGGCTGCTGAGTGGcatcggcggcggcggtggcggcggtggaggAGCCATTCGCATGTCGGGCGGGGCGGTATCAGGAAGCGGAGGAGGCGGTGGGAGCGGCAAATCAGATTCGGAAGAGCTTTCGCGGCTCTCACGCGGTGGCATCAGCATAGCGGAAGGTGGcagaggtggtggtggaggaggaggaggagtgcTTGATGGAGGACCCGAGTTGACCATGACGGACGAGATGTACGGCGGATTGGGCAGTTGCGACAGCCTATCAGCGCTGGAATAGGTCTCTGACggtggtggaggtggtggcggaAGCGATTCTCTACCCATAGTTCCAACAATGGACGTCTGATGGCTCATGCGATTTCTGGTCGGTGTCGACCCACTCTGCTGCGTCGTGTTGGGCGAGTGATTCATTTGCCTGCCGGATTCAACCAGACTGTTAGTTCATgattattcaatatttttcatcaaagCGTAAACGGTACGACATTAAGAAGACGCAGCTTAATCAATTAAGCGTAGCAAAGCAAAGCTCGACAGACAATATGAACAAATGATGAGACGACAAATTCGTGATGTAACGAGATCAATAAAGTGACACTGGAGTAATAATGAGTGAGTTATCTACAGTATCTCTTCTATTGGGTTATTTGGTTAGTTTACCCGGGTGGGGCTGGTGGAGGCTGCGTGGGCCTTCCTGATGTGGTCCGTTGCAACGTCCGGTTGTGGTGATTCATCATTCCAGGGCCATAGTGACTGGATGCTGCGGCAGCTGCGTGCTGGTGATATTGTGCCTGATGatgcagttgctgctgctgctgctgctgaagctGCAGCAGCGAATCGGCAGTGTAAGGCGGAGGCGGATACTGCGGGTAGCCGTCGTCGTAAGGCGGAGGCGGCAGAGAAATTCCGGCAGGTCTGTAAAAAGCGTCGGACGCCAGCGACAGATGGAGACAAGCCATGAAgcgacaacatttttaaaatgtgaaattcCAAGCACACGATAGAGGCAAAGAGACCGATGACAATTGTTgggaacaaataaaattgacgCCAACACCCTCTCACACGTTGACaacatcaatttcatttgacaGACAGccaacaaaagtaaaaaaacgtGTGATTTAACCGACCTGTACACATTGTCTTGCGGATTACGCGAGTTCCTGGATGCGTAGATGGCCTCTTCGCTAGGGTAATTACGTTTCACTTCAATGCTGTTAGGGCGCGGGGGCCGTGATGTTGAACTGGGATCCGGTAACATGGTTCCATCCTCCAAATACAACGCctgtgaaatttaatttggcaAGACCACATTGGCAAAAGGCATTAGGAAAATAGTTGACAATTGTTTTGTACGGGCAGTATTACCTGAGGCGACTGATACAGCGCGTTCTGTGGGCTAATGTACTCGCCCTTGTTAATGGCCAGCTCACGGTGCTTTTCCCGAGTGTTGTGCGGTTGCCGGACCCGTTTCTTGTGGCGACCGCCTCCGCTGCTTCCGcctccgccaccaccgccgccatcATTTCTGCCTCGATGCGGCTGTGAAACGGTACAAAATATCAGTTGTTGATCGCACAACATttcaaagcaaaaaagaaaaaaagaaaaagaaaaaaaggaaattcgaCGGTAGATGTGGGTTGAAAAGAGAACTTGCCTCGGACGGAGTGCCATCCGCATACTGAGAAGCATGttcaaagtcaaaataatgatttttgtcgttttttttatttagtgttACAGTTGTTTTGAAACCACAAGACAGCAATGATTTCTATTCGATACTAATGCTAATGGCCAAACATTTGGATGTTGTAGctcgtaaaaaataaacgaggGAAAGTACAGAATTATTCATTAACCTAATTTTAAGCTTGAATGATTCCataacaggaaaaataaaacattttctgtctGTTATGTTTAGGACGTTATTGCAGAAAATATGTTACAGATATATAGCCCTCCCTCCGCTGTTACTAAACGTGCGTTCCGCTGAGAACGGTCTGAGAATTCACGAACGTCACCGACCCAGATCGTTTATCGACTCTtcatcatttcccccctcaagaaaagaaaaaaattctaataaaGCAAAGAATGAACCGTTTATACGGCCCTCATTATTCCAACGACAAGATACATGTCGACCGGTTGGTGGAGGTTGAGTGGCAGGTGAATGTAAATTGGCAAGAGACcggctttctctctctaggtcacaattgtatttaaaatgaaagacGAAATAAATGTCTATACCTTGCGTCCCTTGTCGTTGAGGATGCGCTCAGTGTCTTTGAGCATCTCCTGTCGCCACAAGTCAAAGAAGTAATCCGGGTCCGTGTAGAATTTGAGCCCGTCCTTTCCATCGTCCctaaaaaaggcaaaagagatATCATCATCagaatattttaaataccAGTTTGAGCtgagaaactgaaaaaaagttcattgGAATAATATGGACCAGGTTGTCGGAACGGCGGTCGTAAAGGACGTTTGAAGGGGAGCTCGATGTGGGCTAACTTTGCGAAAGGCACGTCGGAATGTCGACGTCACGGCAGCCCAGCGTTTGACTCGTTGAATCAAATCGCTGGCTATGCTGCCACCCCGGCTAAGCGTACGAGATTTGTTACATTCCTGTTGTCCACCAATTCCAACGTCCGGACGAACATCGGTAAATTCTCCGCCATGCCTGCCGCGGACTAACGGTGGCGGGGTAACTTTGACGGCCTGCAGAGAAACGGATCGCTGGAGACGACGCCGGCGGATGGGTGGAATGGGCTTTGCGGCTTCGATCGAGGATGTCGGAGGGGTTTCGATAACGGGCAAATCTGGGAGAACTGTATCATCTTCCTTTTCCACATCGACTTCAGCTAACCGCTTTTCGAGAAACTGCAGAAACTCATCAGTCAACCCTTCGATGGCACTGGTTTCCTTTGGTGGCTCTGCTTCCGCCGGCTCTGCTTCCGGCGGAGAGAGCGGAAAGAATTGGTCCTCCAGACCGAAAACCCACGAATCGccttgttgttggtgttgcgGCTGGATCGCCTGCCAATGGTACAGGCCCTCCTCTCCAAACCAGCAACAATTAGAGCTTCCGGCGTTTCGCTTATTATCGTCCGGATGGATCTGGGTCGATGGGCACAAACTGCAAGACATCACTCATTCACTCACTCAAGGCAGACTAGATTAAAGATGtgattcaatttctttcatttcgctTCCGCACATCCTCGGTATCAAAAACGCATCTGGGTCACCAACttctttcgtcgtcgtcggtccAGTTCAATTGACCGACAAAAGTGTACAACAGGTGGCTCGGCGAACTTGCGTGCGTCCAGGTCTCACGGACGCCTTTTCTCAAGAGAAATTACGAGTAAATCGCGTCATAAAACGCCGAGTCTCTGGCACCGAGGACACAACCACCACATAAAAGCTAATCGCGATCCCTCCCCGCTGGGTTCTTGTTCGATATCCGTTTCGTAATGCCTTTTCGCTCGATTTCGCTTTAGGTTTCTCAATTTCGGGCAAAGATACACACGACACTGATTGCTTGTCCTTTTCCTTCACTGCTAGTAGTGGTAGATAATAGATGTCACACAGGACTTGCGAGTGGGACCAATCCGCTCGGCACGGCTGAAGACGATCGACTGAAGCACCGTAACAATGCGACCAATCGACGACTACAAGAacggaaagagagagaaagaaaaaacaaactaacTAGAGATGGGAGGAGACCAAACATAACACGCCAGCTGGACTCGCGTAACAGCGCATTTCTTCTCGGAGAACGGATTGGGTGGTGGTGTATTAGGTTTGTAGGTTGCTCCGGTTCAACTAGTAACTCCCGCAGGCACACTGGACCGGtccgtgaaatttttttttggccatagCCACCCAGTCCAGTCCGGTCTGGACGACAAACGGGAGGATGCGGCAGAAACACCTATAATATTTTGCGTTTTGGGAATGAGGACGAGACGGTTTTCCCTACCGGTATCCGCGGACTCGTCATACGCAAAACCAGTCCCATCTGGCAGCCATTCCATCAATTTACAAGAACCTTACACGAGGCGATtgctttacacacacacacacgaaaaagaaaagggtaataataacaataacacgTTGCTCGGACAACGACGTACTAGAGTCCCGAGTCCAACGCCCGGTTGGATAGTTGTTGGCCGGCAATGCAATCTGACTCGCATCCCGCCGGCAATGAGGCATCTATTATACATTCACACTGGCATACGCCCTGGTCGATATGAGATTCCCCAGTCGGGCGTTAATAGAAACACAGAGCTCAAGGCCCGGCTACCGCGCCCTGGCTGCTCGCTCGCCTAACAAGTCGTCATAATCGAATCAACCTCCATTCGCTTCCccccttattattattatttctttttttttctctctctctcaatatAGAACTTTCTCACCATCTCTATAGCaccaaggagagagagagagacttggtGGCCGCAAGTGCTTTTAGATTACGGCAAAGCTgcagggggaaaaaacatgATTCCACTCGACTGACGACGGCCGTTCGGAAATCTCACCAACCGGCCGGTGTATCTCCCACAAGATAATACAACGCCGATACTCCCATCTTTTCGCTTTATCCCTCGCCTCGTTCACACGGACGATTTGCTAGCATAAGCGTAACCAACTTCCGGCTAGCGTATGCCCTGTACGCGTCCTGCAGCCATACCTCACGATTTGCGCCAACGATTCTTAACAAACGTATTAACAGCATTGGCTATTACGTGTGATTTCATTATCTGGAATGATGACATTGCCAAGTTGGTCACGTTCTGCTTTATGGTCGGAGGCCTCGTGACCCCCTGCTGAGATTTCGGCTCCCGGCTAGGGTTCTATACATGCTAAAAATATCAAAGTAGTCATTATGCTTACCGGTATACATTGAGCTTGTCCAGAGGTGGGGGTTTATCACAGTGATGGTATGTATCTGCCATCGCTGTGGGAATAGTCAGCTTAGAGACAACCTGCTGATCGAAAACCACACTGCTTTTGAAGGCTTTGCGAAGGTGGATGTCTTGCAGTGAGACTTCCTCCACGGTGCTGTCCAGTTGAGTGACTTTGACTGCCAGTCTATCTATCCTGGCCTGTAAGCTGGAAGAACGAATATGGAGGGCCTCGGTCTCCTTGTAAAGCTCACCAAACATGTCTTCGGCATGATGGCTAAGGCTTGAGAGTTGTCGGATAATATTGGCCAATGTTCCATTGGTGACTCCTTCCAAGTCATTTGGAAGTTGGAGGTGTTCAGGCAATGTGTCCCTTGACACATAAACGGGAGAAATGACTCTTTTTGGCAGAGGCATTTTAAATCACTTCCTAAAAGATTACAGATGGTTTAGTTCTTTGGGATAACTTGTCATAATCACTACACCCTAGACCCTACACTTGCAATATCTGATTTTAACACTCTTATCATGTTGTTACTATAAATACTTGCACAGCTATTTACAACAGCTaaataactgtttttttttcttctaaaattaCACACCCAACCGTAATCAGTCGTAAATACAAACTAGCGTTTGACACCTAGAATGACGCATTTTCCTTCAAAACAACTTGAACGCAAAGCAACGTCAAAACCCACTGGTTGGTAAGAATTTGAAAGCGTGACATACCTATCGTTCTATCCCGACGGAATTGCAATATTTCATCGTTTTAATCACTCCAAAGTatgaaaaacatcaaaaacaACATACACGCCCACAAGATGCTAGCCCACCAAGCAAAGAGGACTAACACTAATCTCTAAATTTTGGCAGTGCAATGATGGCGTGTCGGCGTTGCCAAGCCACCAAAAAGAGAAGcatcgtttgaaaaaaataaaataaaatcttcacGCACGCAGGAAAATTACAAATATGTTTTATACTTTattgaaatggtttttctttttccctacaATTAAGtacattcattttaaatcaGCTCTTAATTTTATGGTCTTCTATTTGGGGTTGGACTGCTGTTTCATTTGCTGCTGGTAAAGATTTCAAATCTATATAATCTTTGACCTCTATTGCAGTTTTGACTTTTGGTGGCTTGTAGtattcaaaagttttaaagtgttttaaaatgtttcctaaaataaaaattattgcttataaattatttgaataaacTCATTGTTTTCTATACTATACCTGACACTATCGGGTGAATGGTGAATTCCTTTGCCAATGCCAGAGCATCATATTTAGCAGGATCCTGTTGATGTCTCCCGATAAGCACTAGTGCTTGGCGAATACTCAATTTCCCTCTTGTTACTCTGACAGGTTCTTGGTAACCAAATTCTGCTTGTTCAACACTTTTTCTGTGTGATGGAAGGGGCTTTTCTGTGCTTATAGGTATTTCTGGTTTGTCATGTGAAGTTACATAAACTTCTTTCAGGCGACTGTTTAAGGTCTCATCTTTATTGTTGGATTGTTCCTCCATCAAATGTGGATTATCTAATAAACAATAACTATTTTTAGAATACGAATCACTATTAATAAAATCTCAAAAATACGTACTTTTCATGATTTCGTCAATTCTCTTCTGTGTGGTAGGGTGCCATGGAGCCGATATTGGCTTTTCCTTTGCCAACACTCTTTCGGTACGCGCTTCCACAGCAAAATTCTTAAAGGGCCTCATAGCTCTTTTCGTAATTTTAGCAGTTATATTCCCCATTGCGATTGTGACGAACTTTTCAACTTTACAAATTCAAACGAATCTCGCAACTGAAAATATTAGGTAATACTAATACCAAAGGCAAATACCAAGTGCAAAAGCAGTCGACAATCAAAAGTGTATTTATTTCAGGTTGACGGCGAACGCCATCTCGTGTACatgaatgaaaatataaactttggagggaagcaaaaaaaaatcagattgcCGGTAATGCCACTATTAGAACGTTTCGAAAAGTACAAATGAGGCGACTTGTTCCCCTGTGTTGACCACGTGAAGAATACCCGCTTTAAGGTCAACAAGTCTCGTAGACGAGTTGAGTAAAATGCGACTTGGAACATGGGGATTGCTTCTAAATTCGACGCTTCCTTTGAGTCGCACGACCtgtataacaaaaaattttttaaataaagatttAAATCAGTTACACCAGTTAAAGTTACCATTATCGGGTTATTAATTTTCAGagcaaaaacaatttttggcaGTAGATGAACCAACGACATGCTGTGTTCAGCGTTAGACAGTTGCTGTACTCGTACAGGATCGCCGGGTGAGGCCAAATAAAGATTGAATTGCGTCCGTAGATGACTGCGGTTTGGCACCGGAAGTGTAGACGGATCAATGGCGGAACTTAATGGGGCTTGGTTCGTTGAATTCGCAGATCGGAGCATAGTTCTTTTCAGTACTTCTTCAATAAGTCCAGAATCTAAATCCAATGAATACTTTGAcatacaattcaaattttaaatgaactataaaaaaaaaataccatccCCATGGGCATAGATGTCGTTTTCGAGATCGTTCAACTGTTGCGAGGATTTTACAGGGGATTGGAGTCGTTTAGTTGACGACTGTTTCTTTGAAGAATCGGGgaatcttcttctctttgacAAAGGAGTTTCCTCGCTTGATTCTTCTAAAGACAAAACAGTTTGtttgtaaataaacaaaagagtGTGCACTGCGAggcaaattttgtttaaaattcagTTATCATTACCGTTTGCACGAGATGTTGAAGGCCTAATAAGTGGAGTTTCCTTTTGCGATCTCTTGTGCAGTTCTGCATTTGCAACATCTTCTGGAATGCTAATAGACTGCTCAACTCTATTCGGTGAAGATTCCTTGACCAAAGTAAGCGTTCGCCTGGGAGTCCGGGGCGGTGGTACCGGTTCGGGTAGGAAACGGAATTTCGAAGTTTTGGGTGTACCCAATTCTGAAACTTTGTTAGCGACTGAGGCTGGCGTTTTTAAAGTGGCAGAAGGAACCGAAATTTTatgactttttgttttctgaggACTGAGAAAAATGTTATCGTCTTCGCCATCATCTTCGTCGTGCTCTTCGTCTTCCACTTTGTCGTCCTCTTCGTCTTCCACTTTGTCGTCCTCTTCGTCTTCCACTTTGTCGTCCTCTTCGTCCCCAACTTCGTCCCCAACTTCGTCCTCCACTTCGTCCTCCACTTCGTCCTCTACTTCGTCCTCTACTTCAGATTCTGAGCTGCTCAAGAAACGGTACTTCCTTTCTACAAATACAAATGAACATGAAAACTTTTAATTCGcgaaaatttagttttaaacAACAACCTTTGGATTTGTCTGCGGTTTTTAAGGTCATCCTATGCGCTTCGTCATTTTTAGCTTCAGACTTTTTAGTTTCCACTCTACTGTGGTTGTCTatgattacaaaataaacataattatgtaaaacgaaatttaaagtTTCACAAATATTTACCTAAGGACTTGGTAGGAGAACTTGAACTTTGTCTCTTTGGTCGACCGATACCACGACTGCGACCCTTGTTTTCACGTAATGTTGGGtctaacaattcaaatttgtataaTGGTTAATAAGACAGTTTCAGTaaataagacttttttttttaattaagccACAATTTCTAAATTAACTTGCCCGTAGACTTTGTGGGTTTACTTTTCGATCCTCCTGCAGACAAATCCGTTTCCACTACTTCATCCACAATTGTTGAAACTTTGTTCCCGCGcggattttttttcgtaatgttatctacagaaaaaaagaattcaaatttcaagaaGCTGCTagatgaattttgaaaacatgcAAATTAATTGTTCAAAATACCTTTGTCTAAATGTTCGGTGGATGACGTGGCTGGTTCTTCAGCTGAGATAGTTTTCCGTTCTGAAGCAACCATGGGCCGTTTCGCGGCTGGTTCAGGTGAATCACCAGTTTCTGTAGATCGGCTTTCGGCATTtgtctttcctctttttttagcCGATGGAGGATTTTTAGTGGTTGCTTTTACCTTATTTCTAGCTGATGGTCCtggtttcgtttttttatcaatttttcccGACAAGGATTCGGGctcttgaaaaaaatcatccgAATCGGAATTTgttctcaattttttcttcttttcaattggTGCTAGTAACAgcataaatttttcaataaaaaaaaaactttattagCTTCTTAGAATAAGATTTACTTtgtctagtagtagtagcaggtTTTCTTGAGAAAGAACCTTTCAGTTGGTGCTCCCGGtctcctaaaaataaaattcgataAAGCAATTCAATACGCAACATTGAAACAGAAACATTAGTGTGATCACAATTCACAATGATGCTTACCTGTCTTGTTCAATTTTGCTGCATTTTCTTGGCCACTGATTGACATTCTCTGTTTTTGGGATTGAGTAGTATCTAAGAAATAGTTTTCATTATAACAATCTTGACAAAATCTGTATTTAAAcataattaaataacaaagGAATGTGTTATCTTTTACTTGTATGAGACACTTGAGGGCTGAATCCAATGAAATCATCTTCGACTTCATCATCTCCAGAGGCATCACTTCTTTCTTGATCTGAGGCAGATGAATCATAAAATGGATGCAGATCCTTCCTATtaaaagacacacacattAAGACAGATGAAGATGTGTCGAATAATGAAAGGTCTTACTTggctttatttttactgtaCGAAGATGCAGTAGATAGTCTCGTGTTCGACATTCTTAAGTTTGACTAGGAAGGGCTAGGAAAGTTCTGCACGACAGTGTTTGGAATGTGAAATATGTTTTCTCCGAATTTTCCGATATTTAAAGAGTTTTAAAACGTGTAAAAGTAAAGACGAGAGATGAAATCTTACTGAAACTTCCAACTTGGCGAACACTGTACAAATGCTCAAAAATTGCCAATGGT
Protein-coding sequences here:
- the LOC124196243 gene encoding bromodomain adjacent to zinc finger domain protein 2B-like isoform X1, which produces MSNTRLSTASSYSKNKAKKDLHPFYDSSASDQERSDASGDDEVEDDFIGFSPQVSHTNCYNENYFLDTTQSQKQRMSISGQENAAKLNKTGDREHQLKGSFSRKPATTTRQTPIEKKKKLRTNSDSDDFFQEPESLSGKIDKKTKPGPSARNKVKATTKNPPSAKKRGKTNAESRSTETGDSPEPAAKRPMVASERKTISAEEPATSSTEHLDKDNITKKNPRGNKVSTIVDEVVETDLSAGGSKSKPTKSTDPTLRENKGRSRGIGRPKRQSSSSPTKSLDNHSRVETKKSEAKNDEAHRMTLKTADKSKERKYRFLSSSESEVEDEVEDEVEDEVEDEVGDEVGDEEDDKVEDEEDDKVEDEEDDKVEDEEHDEDDGEDDNIFLSPQKTKSHKISVPSATLKTPASVANKVSELGTPKTSKFRFLPEPVPPPRTPRRTLTLVKESSPNRVEQSISIPEDVANAELHKRSQKETPLIRPSTSRANEESSEETPLSKRRRFPDSSKKQSSTKRLQSPVKSSQQLNDLENDIYAHGDDSGLIEEVLKRTMLRSANSTNQAPLSSAIDPSTLPVPNRSHLRTQFNLYLASPGDPVRVQQLSNAEHSMSLVHLLPKIVFALKINNPIMVVRLKGSVEFRSNPHVPSRILLNSSTRLVDLKAGILHVVNTGEQVASFVLFETF
- the LOC124196243 gene encoding glutamic acid-rich protein-like isoform X4, which produces MSNTRLSTASSYSKNKAKKDLHPFYDSSASDQERSDASGDDEVEDDFIGFSPQVSHTNTTQSQKQRMSISGQENAAKLNKTGDREHQLKGSFSRKPATTTRQTPIEKKKKLRTNSDSDDFFQEPESLSGKIDKKTKPGPSARNKVKATTKNPPSAKKRGKTNAESRSTETGDSPEPAAKRPMVASERKTISAEEPATSSTEHLDKDNITKKNPRGNKVSTIVDEVVETDLSAGGSKSKPTKSTDPTLRENKGRSRGIGRPKRQSSSSPTKSLDNHSRVETKKSEAKNDEAHRMTLKTADKSKERKYRFLSSSESEVEDEVEDEVEDEVEDEVGDEVGDEEDDKVEDEEDDKVEDEEDDKVEDEEHDEDDGEDDNIFLSPQKTKSHKISVPSATLKTPASVANKVSELGTPKTSKFRFLPEPVPPPRTPRRTLTLVKESSPNRVEQSISIPEDVANAELHKRSQKETPLIRPSTSRANESSEETPLSKRRRFPDSSKKQSSTKRLQSPVKSSQQLNDLENDIYAHGDDSGLIEEVLKRTMLRSANSTNQAPLSSAIDPSTLPVPNRSHLRTQFNLYLASPGDPVRVQQLSNAEHSMSLVHLLPKIVFALKINNPIMVVRLKGSVEFRSNPHVPSRILLNSSTRLVDLKAGILHVVNTGEQVASFVLFETF
- the LOC124196243 gene encoding chromatin-remodeling ATPase INO80-like isoform X5 — its product is MSNTRLSTASSYSKNKAKKDLHPFYDSSASDQERSDASGDDEVEDDFIGFSPQVSHTNCYNENYFLDTTQSQKQRMSISGQENAAKLNKTGDREHQLKGSFSRKPATTTRQTPIEKKKKLRTNSDSDDFFQEPESLSGKIDKKTKPGPSARNKVKATTKNPPSAKKRGKTNAESRSTETGDSPEPAAKRPMVASERKTISAEEPATSSTEHLDKDNITKKNPRGNKVSTIVDEVVETDLSAGGSKSKPTKSTDPTLRENKGRSRGIGRPKRQSSSSPTKSLDNHSRVETKKSEAKNDEAHRMTLKTADKSKERKYRFLSSSESEVEDEVEDEVGDEEDDKVEDEEDDKVEDEEDDKVEDEEHDEDDGEDDNIFLSPQKTKSHKISVPSATLKTPASVANKVSELGTPKTSKFRFLPEPVPPPRTPRRTLTLVKESSPNRVEQSISIPEDVANAELHKRSQKETPLIRPSTSRANEESSEETPLSKRRRFPDSSKKQSSTKRLQSPVKSSQQLNDLENDIYAHGDDSGLIEEVLKRTMLRSANSTNQAPLSSAIDPSTLPVPNRSHLRTQFNLYLASPGDPVRVQQLSNAEHSMSLVHLLPKIVFALKINNPIMVVRLKGSVEFRSNPHVPSRILLNSSTRLVDLKAGILHVVNTGEQVASFVLFETF